A genomic region of Rhipicephalus sanguineus isolate Rsan-2018 chromosome 3, BIME_Rsan_1.4, whole genome shotgun sequence contains the following coding sequences:
- the LOC119387316 gene encoding NADH-quinone oxidoreductase subunit B — MGSQAIWGSGRMATSVLQRILGAQCRSAAVTLQLRPSATKSSEPAPAEPGQVTQPWRPYSPAKPANMVEFALARADDILAWGRKTSLWPLTFGLACCAVEMMHIAAPRYDMDRYGVVFRASPRQADVIIVAGTVTNKMAPALRKVYDQMLEPRWVISMGSWRNGGGYYHYSYSVVRGCDRIIPVDIYVPGCPPTAEALMYGILQLQRKIKRMNLTQMWYRK, encoded by the exons ATGGGAAGCCAAG CCATCTGGGGGTCGGGCCGCATGGCAACTTCAGTCCTGCAGCGCATACTTGGAGCGCAGTGTCGCAGCGCTGCAGTGACGTTGCAGTTGCGGCCAAGTGCAACCAAGTCCTCCGAGCCAGCCCCTGCAGAGCCCGGCCAAGTAACGCAGCCATGGAGGCCGTATTCTCCTGCCAAGCCGGCAAATATGGTGGAGTTCGCGCTTGCTCGTGCTGATGACATCCTTGCCTGGGGAAGGAAG ACTTCCCTCTGGCCACTGACATTTGGCCTGGCCTGCTGTGCAGTGGAGATGATGCACATTGCAGCCCCTCGTTACGACATGGACCGTTACGGTGTTGTGTTCCGTGCAAGTCCTCGTCAAGCTGACGTCATCATTGTAGCCGGAACGGTTACCAACAAAATGGCACCAGCGTTAAGAAAG GTGTATGACCAGATGCTGGAGCCTCGGTGGGTCATCTCCATGGGAAGCTGGCGCAATGGCGGAGGCTACTACCACTACTCGTACTCGGTTGTTCGCGGCTGCGATCGCATCATCCCTGTGGACATCTATGTTCCAG GCTGTCCTCCTACGGCCGAGGCCCTCATGTACGGCATCCTGCAACTGCAGAGGAAAATCAAGCGCATGAACCTCACTCAAATGTGGTACAGAAAGTAG
- the LOC119387314 gene encoding LOW QUALITY PROTEIN: regulator of MON1-CCZ1 complex-like (The sequence of the model RefSeq protein was modified relative to this genomic sequence to represent the inferred CDS: deleted 2 bases in 2 codons), with the protein MTDEKDYFLELSSNPIRFEPVSKIANVFFDDANQQVFVVRSGGATGVVVKGPDDCKSTDFRMDDKGDVVSIKFSPDLKVLAIQRSQKSVEFVNFSGTIDSVEYSQSCKGKATNILGIAWTCANEIVFVTDHGIELYQVSSEKRTLRSLKTYTLQVNWFVYQPETSLLVLSSGPLGNILHPFQFKPGVATRLPKFEVDLPIIPKPPRVCLLERDVTTAVLYGKCVIVVLRHQARTSVGGTGAEIVIYTLQKEAPPRKTDILKLDTSGRFAVNVVDSLVIVHHQASKKSMLFDIKLPGYSDGFVTYHRPVVPPSPIRPLKLKVTLPPNNSLEEVSYELYSPNWVVFQPNIVIDAKIGCLWYVTLRLEPLLAHFEDKRQLVDFLLQRSNSKDVLLGVCRRLLEKDSQFPLEQIAYVFDKLAAKEGCVDPSDMYATVFSKFADEGEDRFHFVVSTLVEYIRSLVQHQLPVPYCHNELLINVLVHNRRFHQLHQFLQYHVLTDSKPLACLLLSLHAVYPPATQLALDMLKRLGTANEEIVEVLLSQKRVLSAIRFVQNLGTSDSISARKFLEAAKTSEDPRIFYAVFKFFEHRNENLRGVPEFAKGEHCEQYVKHFETLYSET; encoded by the exons ATGACAGACGAAAAAGACTACTTCCTCGAACTAAGTTCTAATCCGATCAGGTTTGAACCGGTCAGCAAGATCGCGAACGTCTTTTTCGATGATGCCAACCAGCAGGTATTCGTTGTGCGGTCGGGCGGAGCTACCGGCGTCGTTGTCAAGGGCCCCGACGACTGCAAGTCCACCGACTTCAGAATGGACGACAAGGGAGACGTCGTCTCTATTAAGTTCTCACCCGACTTGAAGGTCCTCGCCATTCAGCGCAGCCAGAAGTCTGTCGAGTTCGTCAACTTTTCCGGCACAATCGACAGCGTCGAGTACTCCCAGAGCTGCAAAGGAAAAGCCACAAATATATTGGGCATCGCCTGGACATGCGCAAACGAGATCGTCTTCGTTACGGACCACGGCATCGAGTTGTACCAGGTCAGCTCGGAGAAGCGGACTTTGCGTTCCCTGAAGACGTACACTCTGCAAGTGAATTGGTTCGTTTACCAACCAGAGACTTCTTTGCTCGTGCTTTCCTCAGGACCTCTGGGTAACATCTTACACCCGTTTCAGTTTAAACCGGGGGTCGCGACGCGGCTCCCGAAGTTTGAAGTCGACTTGCCGATCATTCCGAAACCTCCGAGGGTATGCCTTCTCGAACGAGACGTTACAACGGCGGTACTTTATGGCAAGTGCGTTATCGTGGTGTTACGGCACCAGGCGAGGACTTCAGTAGGAGGCACCGGAGCCGAGATCGTCATTTACACCCTGCAAAAGGAGGCACCGCCGAGGAAAACCGACATCTTGAAGCTAGACACGAGCGGGAGGTTTGCTGTCAACGTTGTGGACAGCTTGGTCATCGTGCACCATCAAGCATCGAAGAAGTCAATGTTGTTTGACATAAAGCTGCCCGGATACAGCGACGGTTTTGTGACTTATCACAGGCCAGTCGTTCCTCCGTCGCCGATTCGCCCGCTAAAGCTGAAGGTGACTTTGCCGCCAAACAACTCGCTAGAGGAAGTCAGCTACGAGCTGTACTCGCCGAACTGGGTTGTCTTTCAACCGAACATTGTCATTGATGCCAAGATTGGCTGCCTCTGGTACGTCACGCTCAGGCTGGAACCTTTGCTGGCTCACTTCGAGGACAAGCGCCAATTGGTCGACTTCCTTCTGCAGCGGTCCAATTCAAAGGACGTCCTGCTCGGAGTGTGTCGTCGTCTTTTGGAGAAAGACTCCCAGTTCCCGCTTGAGCAGATCGCATACGTGTTCGACAAGCTCGCTGCCAAGGAAGGCTGCGTGGACCCTTCCGACATGTACGCT ACTGTCTTCTCAAAGTTTGCCGACGAAGGCGAAGACAGGTTTCACTTCGTTGTTTCCACCCTCGTCGAGTACATCAGGTCGTTGGTGCAGCACCAGCTACCAGTTCCCTATTGTCACAACGAGCTGCTAATCAATGTCCTCGTTCACAACAGGCGGTTTCACCAGCTGCACCAGTTCCTACAGTACCATGTTCTGACGGATTCCAAGCCACTGGCATGTCTCCTTCTATCGTTGCATGCAGTGTATCCACCGGCTACTCAACTGGCGCTCGACATGCTCAAGAGGCTGGGCACAGCCAACGAAGAAATTGTCGAAGTGTTGCTATCGCAGAAGAGGGTGCTCAGTGCTATAAGGTTTGTGCAGAACCTGGGAACTTCAGATTCAATCTCGGCACGCAAGTTTCTCGAGGCAGCGAAGACGAGTGAAGATCCT CGGATATTTTATGCCGTGTTCAAGTTCTTCGAGCACCGCAATGAGAATCTCAGAGGTGTGCCAGAGTTTGCCAAGGGAGAGCATTGCGAACAGTACGTCAAACATTTTGAAACACTGTATAGTGAGACGTGA